One window of Methanothermobacter thermautotrophicus genomic DNA carries:
- the twy1 gene encoding 4-demethylwyosine synthase TYW1: protein MYLEESQRRRMERMGYRFVGEHRHSAVKTCLWTKKSIVNEGACYKEKFYGIRSHRCLQMSPSVPFCQQKCLFCWRDLSSTGKTWDGPHDEPADIIEGAIEAQRKLLCGYLGNERADKIKVMESQDPTNAAISLAGEPMLYPDMDGLLREFHRRNFTTFLVTNGLAPMNLEKLSEEPTQLYISLDAPERDTYEEICRPQVPGAWDLLKGSLELMPSFNCRKVIRITAVRNINMKDPEGFARMIEAARPDFVEVKAYMYIGYSRRRLDIENMPLFYEVHEFAEELAAASGMEIVDGSRESRVVLLA from the coding sequence ATGTACCTGGAAGAATCTCAGAGAAGGAGAATGGAGAGGATGGGATACCGCTTCGTGGGAGAGCACAGACACTCAGCGGTTAAAACTTGCCTCTGGACAAAGAAGAGCATAGTCAACGAGGGAGCATGCTACAAAGAGAAATTCTATGGAATCAGGAGCCACAGATGCCTCCAGATGTCTCCAAGTGTGCCATTCTGCCAGCAGAAATGTCTGTTCTGCTGGAGGGACCTCTCATCAACAGGAAAAACATGGGATGGCCCCCATGATGAACCGGCAGATATAATTGAGGGGGCAATAGAGGCGCAGAGGAAACTGTTATGCGGATACCTTGGCAACGAAAGAGCAGATAAAATCAAGGTGATGGAGTCTCAGGATCCGACAAATGCAGCCATATCACTTGCAGGGGAACCGATGCTCTACCCTGACATGGATGGACTCCTGAGGGAATTTCACAGGAGAAACTTCACAACGTTCCTTGTAACCAATGGACTGGCACCCATGAACCTTGAGAAACTTTCTGAGGAACCCACACAGCTCTACATATCCCTCGACGCCCCTGAAAGGGACACCTACGAGGAAATCTGCAGGCCACAGGTACCTGGGGCCTGGGATCTTCTCAAAGGTTCCCTTGAACTCATGCCATCATTCAACTGCAGGAAGGTCATCAGAATCACAGCGGTGAGGAACATCAACATGAAGGATCCTGAGGGCTTCGCCAGGATGATAGAGGCGGCCAGGCCAGACTTTGTTGAGGTGAAGGCCTACATGTACATAGGCTACTCACGCAGACGCCTTGATATAGAGAACATGCCCCTCTTCTATGAGGTCCATGAATTTGCAGAGGAACTTGCAGCTGCATCTGGAATGGAAATTGTGGATGGGTCACGGGAGAGCAGGGTGGTTCTTCTGGCTTAG
- a CDS encoding DUF1002 domain-containing protein encodes MRQAIPLLLIAFLVAAPVFAVSGFSVTLGEATNSNPSYKSAVMDYFKSKTDRDLQGANVKVVTASEVNEVSRGVTGRVYSPSQILSCAMVDLSYRDGIKVSVDTSKIRVVTPEMYASALRSSGIDRGYVVVTSPVPASGEAALAGVLKSYEVAVGEQIPEEAKRASVEEIYLQSSLVNETNTTGDRVAELFDEVKNRTRDQNLQDPTDIQRVVVDVSQQMNINLTDTQVQQVADSVAASQRVQGNLTEFKQRLEGVSQQVGGSGILDQIYAFLQSIYNYIMGIASP; translated from the coding sequence ATGAGGCAGGCTATTCCATTACTGCTAATAGCATTCCTTGTGGCCGCCCCCGTATTTGCGGTTTCAGGGTTTTCTGTGACACTGGGGGAGGCCACAAACAGCAATCCATCATACAAAAGTGCCGTGATGGATTACTTCAAATCAAAGACAGATAGGGACCTTCAGGGTGCCAATGTTAAGGTTGTAACAGCATCAGAGGTCAACGAGGTTTCAAGGGGGGTAACTGGCCGTGTATATTCACCATCGCAGATACTGTCCTGTGCAATGGTGGACCTCTCCTACAGGGACGGGATCAAGGTCTCGGTGGATACCAGTAAGATACGGGTTGTAACACCTGAAATGTATGCAAGCGCCCTCAGGTCATCCGGGATAGATCGTGGCTACGTTGTTGTAACCTCCCCGGTACCTGCATCAGGGGAGGCTGCACTTGCAGGGGTCCTGAAATCATATGAGGTTGCAGTTGGAGAGCAGATACCAGAGGAGGCCAAGAGGGCATCTGTTGAGGAGATATACCTCCAGAGCAGCCTTGTGAACGAGACCAACACCACAGGGGATAGGGTGGCTGAGCTCTTCGATGAGGTTAAAAACAGGACCCGGGATCAGAACCTCCAGGACCCCACAGACATACAGAGGGTCGTGGTTGATGTATCACAGCAGATGAACATTAACCTCACAGATACACAGGTCCAGCAGGTGGCTGATTCGGTTGCAGCATCACAGAGGGTTCAGGGAAACCTCACAGAATTCAAACAGAGGCTGGAGGGTGTTAGCCAGCAGGTCGGAGGGTCAGGTATACTGGACCAGATATACGCCTTCCTGCAGAGCATCTACAACTATATCATGGGGATCGCATCCCCATAA
- the sucC gene encoding ADP-forming succinate--CoA ligase subunit beta codes for MKFYEYSAKEIFRAEGINTPRGGVAETPEEAERIAAELGCEVAVKSQVLTGGRGKAGGIRFASPSTAAEVTGDLLSSEVRGEAVEKVLIEEKIPIDRELYVSAVIDRTAKKPLIMASAEGGVDIEELAASSPEKIVRYHVNPLDEFLPYEAREIARKMGLESELIPPVGGVIWKLYHLFRKYDARLAEINPLVISGDKVIAADAKLEVDDDSIYRHREFMEMDEYEPEEFAFVKLDGDVAVIGNGAGLTLTAMDLIKLKGGEPATFLDIGGGASEDVIRRALDLVISHPSVRVVFLNVLGGITRADDVARGVVNALRDARRNVPLVIRLTGTNEEEGQRILREAGIPFETSLERAAEKAVEISKTL; via the coding sequence ATGAAATTCTATGAGTACAGCGCCAAGGAGATATTCAGGGCCGAGGGTATAAACACGCCCCGTGGAGGTGTTGCAGAGACCCCTGAAGAAGCTGAAAGGATAGCCGCTGAACTGGGGTGTGAGGTTGCAGTCAAATCCCAGGTCCTTACAGGTGGGAGGGGGAAGGCAGGTGGTATAAGGTTCGCATCCCCCTCCACTGCCGCCGAGGTTACAGGGGACCTCCTTTCATCAGAGGTCCGTGGTGAAGCAGTTGAGAAGGTCCTCATAGAGGAGAAGATACCCATAGACCGGGAGCTCTATGTGAGTGCCGTCATTGACCGGACAGCGAAGAAGCCCCTCATAATGGCCAGCGCAGAGGGTGGTGTTGATATAGAGGAACTGGCAGCAAGCTCCCCCGAGAAGATCGTGCGCTACCATGTAAACCCCCTCGATGAGTTCCTCCCCTATGAGGCCAGGGAGATCGCAAGGAAGATGGGACTTGAAAGTGAACTTATACCCCCGGTTGGTGGAGTGATCTGGAAACTGTATCATCTCTTCAGGAAGTACGATGCCAGGCTTGCAGAGATAAACCCCCTTGTAATATCAGGGGATAAGGTCATTGCAGCTGATGCAAAGCTGGAGGTGGATGACGACTCCATTTACCGCCACAGAGAATTTATGGAAATGGATGAGTATGAGCCTGAGGAGTTTGCCTTCGTAAAGCTCGACGGAGATGTTGCGGTTATAGGCAACGGTGCAGGGTTAACCCTCACCGCAATGGACCTCATAAAACTGAAGGGTGGGGAACCTGCCACCTTCCTCGACATCGGTGGTGGTGCCTCAGAGGACGTCATAAGGAGAGCCCTTGACCTTGTCATATCCCATCCCTCAGTGCGGGTTGTATTCCTGAACGTCCTTGGCGGTATAACGAGGGCCGATGATGTTGCCAGGGGTGTTGTGAACGCCCTGAGGGATGCCAGGAGAAACGTCCCCCTTGTGATACGCCTGACCGGAACCAATGAGGAGGAGGGTCAGAGGATCCTCAGGGAGGCCGGGATCCCCTTCGAGACGTCCCTCGAGAGGGCTGCTGAGAAGGCTGTGGAGATATCAAAGACCCTCTAA
- a CDS encoding 2-oxoacid:ferredoxin oxidoreductase subunit gamma → MRKEIRIAGFGGQGVILAGIVLGKAASLYDGLYAVQTQSYGPEARGGASRAEVVISDQEIDYPKVQSPDILVAMSHQALMTYMDDLKMGGTLIVDPDMVVEAEIEDFIRKRNVQYFRAPATRTAEERVGITIVANMVMMGALTEATGIVSVRAAEEAIKDSVPPGTEEKNLMAFQAGRELIGGK, encoded by the coding sequence ATTCGGTGGACAGGGAGTTATACTTGCAGGCATAGTCCTTGGCAAGGCTGCAAGCCTTTATGATGGCCTATACGCCGTTCAGACCCAGTCCTATGGTCCCGAGGCCAGGGGAGGGGCGTCAAGGGCTGAGGTTGTGATAAGTGACCAGGAAATAGACTACCCCAAGGTCCAGAGCCCGGACATACTCGTTGCCATGTCCCATCAGGCCCTCATGACATACATGGACGACCTCAAGATGGGAGGGACCCTCATAGTTGACCCTGATATGGTTGTTGAGGCTGAAATAGAGGACTTCATCAGGAAACGGAATGTTCAATACTTCAGGGCACCTGCAACAAGAACAGCCGAGGAAAGGGTTGGCATAACCATCGTCGCCAACATGGTCATGATGGGAGCCCTCACCGAGGCAACAGGGATCGTTAGCGTCAGGGCCGCTGAGGAGGCCATAAAGGACAGCGTACCGCCAGGCACCGAGGAGAAGAACCTCATGGCATTCCAGGCCGGCCGTGAACTTATTGGAGGGAAATAG